Proteins encoded by one window of Vidua chalybeata isolate OUT-0048 chromosome 15, bVidCha1 merged haplotype, whole genome shotgun sequence:
- the MAPK9 gene encoding mitogen-activated protein kinase 9 isoform X1, whose amino-acid sequence MTDSKCDSQFYSVQVADSTFTVLKRYQQLKPIGSGAQGIVCAAFDTVLGINVAVKKLSRPFQNQTHAKRAYRELVLLKCVNHKNIISLLNVFTPQKSLEEFQDVYLVMELMDANLCQVIHMELDHERMSYLLYQMLCGIKHLHSAGIIHRDLKPSNIVVKSDCTLKILDFGLARTACTNFMMTPYVVTRYYRAPEVILGMGYKENVDIWSVGCIMGELVKGCVIFQGTDHIDQWNKVIEQLGTPSADFMKKLQPTVRNYVENRPKYPGIKFEELFPDWIFPSESDRDKLKTSQARDLLSKMLVVDPDKRISVDEALRHPYITVWYDPAEAEAPPPQIYDAQLEEREHAIEEWKELIYKEVMDWEERSKNGVVKDQPSDAAVNSNTSPSQSSSINDISSMSTEQTLASDTDSSLDALTGPLEGCR is encoded by the exons ATGACTGACAGTAAATGTGATAGTCAGTTTTACAGTGTTCAAGTTGCAGATTCAACATTCACTGTGCTAAAACGTTACCAGCAATTGAAGCCCATAGGATCAGGGGCACAGGGCATTGTTTG TGCTGCATTTGATACAGTGCTTGGAATCAATGTTGCTGTGAAGAAGCTGAGTCGTCCTTTTCAGAACCAAACCCACGCCAAAAGGGCCTACAGAGAGCTCGTTCTTTTAAAGTGTGTCAATCACAAAAAT attATTAGTTTATTAAATGTATTTACACCACAGAAGTCACTAGAAGAATTTCAAGATGT ATATTTGGTTATGGAGCTGATGGATGCAAATTTGTGCCAGGTTATTCATATGGAATTGGATCATGAAAGAATGTCTTATCTTCTTTACCAAATGCTATGTGGGATCAAGCATCTCCACTCAGCTGGTATCATCCACAGA GATTTGAAACCCAGCAACATAGTAGTAAAATCAGATTGCACACTAAAAATCCTTGATTTTGGACTGGCAAGAACAGCATGTACTAACTTCATGATGACTCCATATGTAGTAACACGGTACTACAGAGCACCAGAGGTTATCCTGGGAATGGGATACAAAGAGAATG ttgatATCTGGTCAGTTGGGTGCATCATGGGAGAATTGGTGAAAGGTTGTGTGATATTCCAAGGCACTGATC ATATTGATCAATGGAATAAAGTTATTGAACAATTAGGAACACCATCAGCAGACTTCATGAAGAAACTGCAGCCTACAGTGAGGAATTATGTAGAAAACAGGCCAAAATATCCTGGTATTAAGTTTGAAGAGCTCTTCCCAGACTGGATATTTCCATCAGAATCTGATCGGGACAAGTTAAAAA CCAGCCAAGCTAGAGATTTATTGTCAAAAATGCTTGTAGTAGACCCAGACAAGAGAATTTCTGTAGATGAAGCCTTACGTCATCCTTATATTACTGTCTGGTATGATCCAGCTGAAGCAGAAGCT cCTCCACCTCAAATCTATGATGCACAATTGGAAGAAAGAGAACATGCAATTGAAGAATGGAAAG AATTAATATACAAAGAAGTTATGGATTGGGAAGAAAGGAGCAAGAATGGTGTGGTAAAAGATCAGCCCTCAG ATGCAGCAGTGAATAGCAACACC
- the MAPK9 gene encoding mitogen-activated protein kinase 9 isoform X2 produces MTDSKCDSQFYSVQVADSTFTVLKRYQQLKPIGSGAQGIVCAAFDTVLGINVAVKKLSRPFQNQTHAKRAYRELVLLKCVNHKNIISLLNVFTPQKSLEEFQDVYLVMELMDANLCQVIHMELDHERMSYLLYQMLCGIKHLHSAGIIHRDLKPSNIVVKSDCTLKILDFGLARTACTNFMMTPYVVTRYYRAPEVILGMGYKENVDIWSVGCIMGELVKGCVIFQGTDHIDQWNKVIEQLGTPSADFMKKLQPTVRNYVENRPKYPGIKFEELFPDWIFPSESDRDKLKTSQARDLLSKMLVVDPDKRISVDEALRHPYITVWYDPAEAEAPPPQIYDAQLEEREHAIEEWKELIYKEVMDWEERSKNGVVKDQPSAQMQQ; encoded by the exons ATGACTGACAGTAAATGTGATAGTCAGTTTTACAGTGTTCAAGTTGCAGATTCAACATTCACTGTGCTAAAACGTTACCAGCAATTGAAGCCCATAGGATCAGGGGCACAGGGCATTGTTTG TGCTGCATTTGATACAGTGCTTGGAATCAATGTTGCTGTGAAGAAGCTGAGTCGTCCTTTTCAGAACCAAACCCACGCCAAAAGGGCCTACAGAGAGCTCGTTCTTTTAAAGTGTGTCAATCACAAAAAT attATTAGTTTATTAAATGTATTTACACCACAGAAGTCACTAGAAGAATTTCAAGATGT ATATTTGGTTATGGAGCTGATGGATGCAAATTTGTGCCAGGTTATTCATATGGAATTGGATCATGAAAGAATGTCTTATCTTCTTTACCAAATGCTATGTGGGATCAAGCATCTCCACTCAGCTGGTATCATCCACAGA GATTTGAAACCCAGCAACATAGTAGTAAAATCAGATTGCACACTAAAAATCCTTGATTTTGGACTGGCAAGAACAGCATGTACTAACTTCATGATGACTCCATATGTAGTAACACGGTACTACAGAGCACCAGAGGTTATCCTGGGAATGGGATACAAAGAGAATG ttgatATCTGGTCAGTTGGGTGCATCATGGGAGAATTGGTGAAAGGTTGTGTGATATTCCAAGGCACTGATC ATATTGATCAATGGAATAAAGTTATTGAACAATTAGGAACACCATCAGCAGACTTCATGAAGAAACTGCAGCCTACAGTGAGGAATTATGTAGAAAACAGGCCAAAATATCCTGGTATTAAGTTTGAAGAGCTCTTCCCAGACTGGATATTTCCATCAGAATCTGATCGGGACAAGTTAAAAA CCAGCCAAGCTAGAGATTTATTGTCAAAAATGCTTGTAGTAGACCCAGACAAGAGAATTTCTGTAGATGAAGCCTTACGTCATCCTTATATTACTGTCTGGTATGATCCAGCTGAAGCAGAAGCT cCTCCACCTCAAATCTATGATGCACAATTGGAAGAAAGAGAACATGCAATTGAAGAATGGAAAG AATTAATATACAAAGAAGTTATGGATTGGGAAGAAAGGAGCAAGAATGGTGTGGTAAAAGATCAGCCCTCAG CACAGATGCAGCAGTGA
- the MAPK9 gene encoding mitogen-activated protein kinase 9 isoform X4: MTDSKCDSQFYSVQVADSTFTVLKRYQQLKPIGSGAQGIVCAAFDTVLGINVAVKKLSRPFQNQTHAKRAYRELVLLKCVNHKNIISLLNVFTPQKSLEEFQDVYLVMELMDANLCQVIHMELDHERMSYLLYQMLCGIKHLHSAGIIHRDLKPSNIVVKSDCTLKILDFGLARTACTNFMMTPYVVTRYYRAPEVILGMGYKENVDIWSVGCIMGELVKGCVIFQGTDHIDQWNKVIEQLGTPSADFMKKLQPTVRNYVENRPKYPGIKFEELFPDWIFPSESDRDKLKTSTSNL; encoded by the exons ATGACTGACAGTAAATGTGATAGTCAGTTTTACAGTGTTCAAGTTGCAGATTCAACATTCACTGTGCTAAAACGTTACCAGCAATTGAAGCCCATAGGATCAGGGGCACAGGGCATTGTTTG TGCTGCATTTGATACAGTGCTTGGAATCAATGTTGCTGTGAAGAAGCTGAGTCGTCCTTTTCAGAACCAAACCCACGCCAAAAGGGCCTACAGAGAGCTCGTTCTTTTAAAGTGTGTCAATCACAAAAAT attATTAGTTTATTAAATGTATTTACACCACAGAAGTCACTAGAAGAATTTCAAGATGT ATATTTGGTTATGGAGCTGATGGATGCAAATTTGTGCCAGGTTATTCATATGGAATTGGATCATGAAAGAATGTCTTATCTTCTTTACCAAATGCTATGTGGGATCAAGCATCTCCACTCAGCTGGTATCATCCACAGA GATTTGAAACCCAGCAACATAGTAGTAAAATCAGATTGCACACTAAAAATCCTTGATTTTGGACTGGCAAGAACAGCATGTACTAACTTCATGATGACTCCATATGTAGTAACACGGTACTACAGAGCACCAGAGGTTATCCTGGGAATGGGATACAAAGAGAATG ttgatATCTGGTCAGTTGGGTGCATCATGGGAGAATTGGTGAAAGGTTGTGTGATATTCCAAGGCACTGATC ATATTGATCAATGGAATAAAGTTATTGAACAATTAGGAACACCATCAGCAGACTTCATGAAGAAACTGCAGCCTACAGTGAGGAATTATGTAGAAAACAGGCCAAAATATCCTGGTATTAAGTTTGAAGAGCTCTTCCCAGACTGGATATTTCCATCAGAATCTGATCGGGACAAGTTAAAAA cCTCCACCTCAAATCTATGA
- the MAPK9 gene encoding mitogen-activated protein kinase 9 isoform X8, producing MTDSKCDSQFYSVQVADSTFTVLKRYQQLKPIGSGAQGIVCAAFDTVLGINVAVKKLSRPFQNQTHAKRAYRELVLLKCVNHKNIISLLNVFTPQKSLEEFQDVYLVMELMDANLCQVIHMELDHERMSYLLYQMLCGIKHLHSAGIIHRDLKPSNIVVKSDCTLKILDFGLARTACTNFMMTPYVVTRYYRAPEVILGMGYKENASTSNL from the exons ATGACTGACAGTAAATGTGATAGTCAGTTTTACAGTGTTCAAGTTGCAGATTCAACATTCACTGTGCTAAAACGTTACCAGCAATTGAAGCCCATAGGATCAGGGGCACAGGGCATTGTTTG TGCTGCATTTGATACAGTGCTTGGAATCAATGTTGCTGTGAAGAAGCTGAGTCGTCCTTTTCAGAACCAAACCCACGCCAAAAGGGCCTACAGAGAGCTCGTTCTTTTAAAGTGTGTCAATCACAAAAAT attATTAGTTTATTAAATGTATTTACACCACAGAAGTCACTAGAAGAATTTCAAGATGT ATATTTGGTTATGGAGCTGATGGATGCAAATTTGTGCCAGGTTATTCATATGGAATTGGATCATGAAAGAATGTCTTATCTTCTTTACCAAATGCTATGTGGGATCAAGCATCTCCACTCAGCTGGTATCATCCACAGA GATTTGAAACCCAGCAACATAGTAGTAAAATCAGATTGCACACTAAAAATCCTTGATTTTGGACTGGCAAGAACAGCATGTACTAACTTCATGATGACTCCATATGTAGTAACACGGTACTACAGAGCACCAGAGGTTATCCTGGGAATGGGATACAAAGAGAATG cCTCCACCTCAAATCTATGA
- the MAPK9 gene encoding mitogen-activated protein kinase 9 isoform X6 — protein sequence MTDSKCDSQFYSVQVADSTFTVLKRYQQLKPIGSGAQGIVCAAFDTVLGINVAVKKLSRPFQNQTHAKRAYRELVLLKCVNHKNIISLLNVFTPQKSLEEFQDVYLVMELMDANLCQVIHMELDHERMSYLLYQMLCGIKHLHSAGIIHRDLKPSNIVVKSDCTLKILDFGLARTACTNFMMTPYVVTRYYRAPEVILGMGYKENECRLQILQLIFLKIWCRY from the exons ATGACTGACAGTAAATGTGATAGTCAGTTTTACAGTGTTCAAGTTGCAGATTCAACATTCACTGTGCTAAAACGTTACCAGCAATTGAAGCCCATAGGATCAGGGGCACAGGGCATTGTTTG TGCTGCATTTGATACAGTGCTTGGAATCAATGTTGCTGTGAAGAAGCTGAGTCGTCCTTTTCAGAACCAAACCCACGCCAAAAGGGCCTACAGAGAGCTCGTTCTTTTAAAGTGTGTCAATCACAAAAAT attATTAGTTTATTAAATGTATTTACACCACAGAAGTCACTAGAAGAATTTCAAGATGT ATATTTGGTTATGGAGCTGATGGATGCAAATTTGTGCCAGGTTATTCATATGGAATTGGATCATGAAAGAATGTCTTATCTTCTTTACCAAATGCTATGTGGGATCAAGCATCTCCACTCAGCTGGTATCATCCACAGA GATTTGAAACCCAGCAACATAGTAGTAAAATCAGATTGCACACTAAAAATCCTTGATTTTGGACTGGCAAGAACAGCATGTACTAACTTCATGATGACTCCATATGTAGTAACACGGTACTACAGAGCACCAGAGGTTATCCTGGGAATGGGATACAAAGAGAATG AGTGCAGACTTCAAATTCTTCAGCTGATTTTCCTAAAGATATGGTGCAGATATTGA
- the MAPK9 gene encoding mitogen-activated protein kinase 9 isoform X5 — MTDSKCDSQFYSVQVADSTFTVLKRYQQLKPIGSGAQGIVCAAFDTVLGINVAVKKLSRPFQNQTHAKRAYRELVLLKCVNHKNIISLLNVFTPQKSLEEFQDVYLVMELMDANLCQVIHMELDHERMSYLLYQMLCGIKHLHSAGIIHRDLKPSNIVVKSDCTLKILDFGLARTACTNFMMTPYVVTRYYRAPEVILGMGYKENAGGLEFLGYLQQCSGWNEMLCVARVMDAQNLLLTVLGRPELLPAAVGNEKWRKTREYRHLR, encoded by the exons ATGACTGACAGTAAATGTGATAGTCAGTTTTACAGTGTTCAAGTTGCAGATTCAACATTCACTGTGCTAAAACGTTACCAGCAATTGAAGCCCATAGGATCAGGGGCACAGGGCATTGTTTG TGCTGCATTTGATACAGTGCTTGGAATCAATGTTGCTGTGAAGAAGCTGAGTCGTCCTTTTCAGAACCAAACCCACGCCAAAAGGGCCTACAGAGAGCTCGTTCTTTTAAAGTGTGTCAATCACAAAAAT attATTAGTTTATTAAATGTATTTACACCACAGAAGTCACTAGAAGAATTTCAAGATGT ATATTTGGTTATGGAGCTGATGGATGCAAATTTGTGCCAGGTTATTCATATGGAATTGGATCATGAAAGAATGTCTTATCTTCTTTACCAAATGCTATGTGGGATCAAGCATCTCCACTCAGCTGGTATCATCCACAGA GATTTGAAACCCAGCAACATAGTAGTAAAATCAGATTGCACACTAAAAATCCTTGATTTTGGACTGGCAAGAACAGCATGTACTAACTTCATGATGACTCCATATGTAGTAACACGGTACTACAGAGCACCAGAGGTTATCCTGGGAATGGGATACAAAGAGAATG CTGGTGGATTGGAATTTCTGGGATACTTGCAGCAGTGCTCTGGGTGGAATGAGATGCTCTGTGTTGCCAGGGTGATGGATGCACAGAACCTGCTCCTGACTGTGCTGGGGAGGCCTGAGTTACTGCCAGCTGCTGTTGGAAATGAGAAGTGGAGAAAAACCAGGGAATACAGGCACCTAAGGTGA
- the MAPK9 gene encoding mitogen-activated protein kinase 9 isoform X7: MTDSKCDSQFYSVQVADSTFTVLKRYQQLKPIGSGAQGIVCAAFDTVLGINVAVKKLSRPFQNQTHAKRAYRELVLLKCVNHKNIISLLNVFTPQKSLEEFQDVYLVMELMDANLCQVIHMELDHERMSYLLYQMLCGIKHLHSAGIIHRDLKPSNIVVKSDCTLKILDFGLARTACTNFMMTPYVVTRYYRAPEVILGMGYKENEKLLGH, encoded by the exons ATGACTGACAGTAAATGTGATAGTCAGTTTTACAGTGTTCAAGTTGCAGATTCAACATTCACTGTGCTAAAACGTTACCAGCAATTGAAGCCCATAGGATCAGGGGCACAGGGCATTGTTTG TGCTGCATTTGATACAGTGCTTGGAATCAATGTTGCTGTGAAGAAGCTGAGTCGTCCTTTTCAGAACCAAACCCACGCCAAAAGGGCCTACAGAGAGCTCGTTCTTTTAAAGTGTGTCAATCACAAAAAT attATTAGTTTATTAAATGTATTTACACCACAGAAGTCACTAGAAGAATTTCAAGATGT ATATTTGGTTATGGAGCTGATGGATGCAAATTTGTGCCAGGTTATTCATATGGAATTGGATCATGAAAGAATGTCTTATCTTCTTTACCAAATGCTATGTGGGATCAAGCATCTCCACTCAGCTGGTATCATCCACAGA GATTTGAAACCCAGCAACATAGTAGTAAAATCAGATTGCACACTAAAAATCCTTGATTTTGGACTGGCAAGAACAGCATGTACTAACTTCATGATGACTCCATATGTAGTAACACGGTACTACAGAGCACCAGAGGTTATCCTGGGAATGGGATACAAAGAGAATG AAAAACTGTTGGGACACTGA